The following are encoded together in the Pectobacterium punjabense genome:
- a CDS encoding class I SAM-dependent methyltransferase, which produces MSADKNLRVLYEQHQFPIFQNRMYSSEREALECPRGDIRLVEDLRTGLVYNAAFLPELMAYDKNYQNEQGNSGSFRLHLQEVAKIVSRTLGTESLVEVGCGKGLFIDILSQHHNAEIVGFDPTYEGDDLRIQKQYFSHETGISGTGIIMRHVLEHIQNPVDFLIQIKEANGGKGKIYIEVPCFDWICKQKAWFDIFYEHVNYFRLADFKRIFGHIIECGHLFNGQYIYVVADLCSINKPIFDPCDRPAWPADFLEVLNKFSHQGPSDGIIWGGASKGVIFSLICQRYGVAINQIIDINPAKQGKYIAATGLRVHSPNEVIPYLSSDATILVMNSNYLEEIMEITKKRFNYAIIEEC; this is translated from the coding sequence ATGTCTGCTGATAAAAATCTACGGGTGCTGTACGAACAACACCAATTCCCCATATTTCAAAACCGCATGTACTCCAGTGAAAGAGAGGCGCTAGAATGTCCACGTGGTGATATCCGATTGGTAGAAGACCTGCGGACTGGGCTTGTCTACAACGCCGCATTCCTGCCCGAACTTATGGCTTATGATAAAAATTACCAGAATGAGCAGGGTAACAGTGGCTCTTTCCGCCTTCATCTGCAGGAAGTTGCAAAGATCGTAAGCCGGACGCTCGGAACAGAATCCCTGGTGGAAGTCGGATGTGGCAAGGGACTATTCATTGATATATTATCGCAACATCATAACGCCGAGATCGTGGGTTTCGATCCAACTTATGAAGGCGACGACCTACGCATACAAAAACAGTATTTCAGTCATGAAACAGGAATTAGCGGAACAGGGATAATCATGCGCCATGTTCTGGAACATATCCAGAACCCTGTCGATTTTCTCATCCAAATCAAAGAAGCCAACGGTGGGAAAGGCAAAATTTATATTGAAGTTCCCTGCTTCGACTGGATATGCAAACAAAAAGCATGGTTCGATATTTTTTACGAACATGTCAATTACTTCCGGCTTGCCGATTTCAAACGCATATTCGGTCACATCATTGAATGTGGACACTTGTTCAACGGTCAATATATTTATGTCGTTGCAGATCTTTGCTCCATAAATAAGCCTATTTTCGATCCTTGCGACAGACCCGCTTGGCCCGCTGATTTCCTTGAGGTGTTGAACAAATTTTCTCACCAGGGACCGTCAGACGGCATAATTTGGGGTGGGGCCTCCAAAGGAGTAATATTTTCTCTAATATGCCAGAGATATGGTGTTGCAATAAATCAGATTATTGATATCAACCCCGCCAAACAGGGGAAATATATAGCAGCCACGGGGCTACGAGTTCATTCTCCAAATGAAGTCATCCCTTATTTGTCAAGCGATGCGACAATTCTTGTTATGAATTCCAATTACCTCGAAGAAATAATGGAAATAACGAAAAAAAGATTTAATTACGCAATTATTGAGGAATGTTAA
- a CDS encoding IS3 family transposase (programmed frameshift), which yields MKKARFTETQILRVQKEVEGGRHVKDVCRENGVSKASYYNWKAKYGGMVSSDIKRMKELEEENRRLKQMYASLSLDHEILKDVGSKKTLAVPKKRDLVRYVMTEHQASERRGCRIIGISRSLLHYRPNTTRDLPVVKALQKLAHQHPAYGFGLMFNKLRQAGLRWNAKRVYRIYRLLKLNLRRRGKKRLPNRHPQPLVIPHKMNHCWSVDFMSDALNDGRRFRLFNVVDDFNREALAIEVDLNIPAHRVVRILERLSAERGYLAFIRSDNGPELTAAILAEWAAGHGVILDFIQPGKPMQNGFIERFNKTLRTEIRDMYLFRTLSEVRELTEDWRLEYNEERPHSSLGDMPPVIYARQKLAGNPHWRWY from the exons ATGAAGAAAGCGCGTTTCACTGAAACTCAGATCCTGCGGGTTCAGAAAGAGGTTGAAGGGGGTCGACACGTGAAGGATGTTTGCCGTGAAAACGGTGTGTCGAAAGCCAGCTATTACAATTGGAAAGCCAAATACGGCGGCATGGTGTCCTCCGATATTAAGCGAATGAAAGAGCTGGAAGAAGAGAATCGCCGATTAAAGCAGATGTACGCATCCCTCAGCTTAGATCATGAAATTCTTAAGGATGTTG GTAGCAAAAAAACTTTAGCGGTGCCTAAAAAGCGTGATCTGGTGCGTTATGTCATGACGGAACATCAGGCCAGTGAGCGACGCGGGTGCCGCATTATCGGTATTAGTCGAAGTCTGCTGCATTACCGCCCGAACACGACACGGGATCTGCCGGTGGTCAAGGCACTACAAAAATTGGCGCATCAGCATCCGGCCTATGGCTTTGGACTGATGTTCAATAAGTTACGCCAGGCAGGATTACGGTGGAATGCAAAACGGGTTTACCGGATCTATCGTCTGTTAAAACTCAATCTTCGACGCAGAGGGAAAAAACGCTTACCTAACAGGCATCCACAACCGTTGGTTATTCCGCATAAAATGAACCACTGTTGGTCAGTTGATTTTATGAGTGATGCCTTGAACGACGGGCGGCGATTCAGATTATTTAACGTCGTTGATGACTTTAATCGGGAAGCGCTGGCCATCGAGGTTGATTTGAATATACCGGCTCATCGTGTTGTGCGCATTCTGGAGCGATTAAGCGCAGAACGAGGCTACCTGGCTTTTATACGAAGTGACAATGGACCAGAGCTCACCGCCGCCATCTTAGCCGAATGGGCAGCAGGCCACGGTGTGATACTCGACTTTATTCAGCCCGGAAAGCCGATGCAGAACGGGTTTATCGAGCGATTTAACAAAACGCTGCGAACAGAAATACGCGATATGTATCTGTTCAGAACGTTGTCTGAAGTGCGCGAACTCACAGAAGACTGGCGCCTAGAATATAACGAAGAACGTCCGCATAGCTCACTGGGTGATATGCCACCCGTTATCTATGCGAGGCAAAAACTCGCCGGAAACCCTCATTGGCGGTGGTACTAA
- a CDS encoding glycosyltransferase: MSRVFISTLQLTDYQDETLAMLDLIGAFIDRGWRVDVYCHQYGNTIKNFIEQRYTEDSLFVTDSVEHDFSENYELLWIQSTSLNASLLNRMLNGGITTNIIFDHQSLQRLETMPADIKLENRLADKSLVTLPRLSNFLCDSGLEPSVIQIFSNPVAKKYHEYALPVARSNLEKLLVIVDVWAPSLSSLSDELLPYSVSCDIISREQWLQSNNLQGYDAVLTNGRIAQYVLCSGIPVYLYRDSEFIGYICTELVEGNVFREETAGKVFSAKELADDIIDGYQDAVEYTKQRITYYNQYWCFPYMLDEVLKLLPAPVLKTITDQELQRLSLHNLTLRDKTKPFYSVDQWLNERLITPARRDLLQAFIQAYPEIGNIGVAIMAQGSDEPSILASLASVREQYYAASEVYVLTDNAEVHSPTSDNTCWLSANFCTSSPLNLVIEQTSSSFLLVLSAGDCLLPHALLLLAEHRLRFPSARAFYFDEAIIKDGEADNPMLKPECNIDMLRSYPYIGCNLALDVSSVRSQGVIPSLAGDLELYDVVWQLIEQEGPQALGHIPEVLVFAKQALFDWFRNTQVMSDYPHIIQRHLVRCNVDAKVSTDNEEGTCSIQYQHMSNPLVSIIIPTRDHFSIISRCIETLMAQTQYTNYELLIVDNQSTDPNACQYLSQLTAMGLTQIRVLSWPHPFNFSAINNFAAERAKGDVLLFLNNDTEITNGDWLNAMLNHALRAEVGVVGAKLVFEDGRIQHGGIVLGMNDTAGIAFQGKAAELKGYMNRLRTAHNVSAVSAACMMLRRDVFMDLGGFDERQYPIYFGDVDLALKARRKGYLVVWTPDATLIHLGGASRLLQQHFNLPSLPQPADIDALYARWLPQLANDPCYHPAYDKCAPGFALTQEMARCQSALPGRPLPIVLGVHGDRFGCGYYRIIHPFQSMEREMLIEGGLKDINPGLVDLERLNPDSIIIQRATTQMMSEKMQQYRKYTNTKIVVEYDDLLSSIPIKSIHRKDFSQRVMSGVRRCIEAADWVVASTQPLADELNKYHQDVRVAANRLNPEWWKNLQSQRRVSKKIRIGWAGGSSHAGDLDILRPIIKALENEVDWVFMGMKPENIKCEFHVGVPIEYYPRKMADLNLDMALVPLEINKFNECKSNLRLLELGSCGVPIICTNIEPYRCGLPVTLVNNRFKDWMAAIQMHLDDIDETQRMGDKLRDAVYKDWMLEGDGLIDWMKAWLPK; encoded by the coding sequence ATGTCACGCGTTTTCATCAGCACACTTCAGCTTACCGATTACCAAGATGAAACATTAGCAATGCTTGATCTTATCGGCGCGTTTATCGATAGAGGGTGGCGTGTCGATGTATACTGCCATCAGTATGGCAATACAATAAAAAACTTTATTGAACAAAGGTATACGGAGGATTCGCTGTTTGTCACCGATAGTGTGGAACACGATTTTAGTGAAAATTACGAACTCCTCTGGATACAGAGCACATCGCTAAACGCCAGTTTGCTGAATCGAATGTTAAACGGTGGTATAACGACAAACATTATTTTTGATCACCAGTCATTGCAGCGTCTAGAAACTATGCCGGCTGATATTAAGCTGGAAAACCGCCTGGCAGATAAATCTCTAGTTACGTTGCCGCGGCTCAGCAACTTTTTGTGTGATAGTGGCCTTGAACCATCAGTTATTCAGATATTTTCCAACCCTGTTGCTAAAAAATATCATGAGTATGCATTACCTGTAGCAAGATCCAACCTTGAAAAATTACTTGTCATCGTTGATGTCTGGGCTCCGAGCCTGAGTTCATTATCTGATGAGTTGCTGCCATATTCTGTTAGCTGCGATATTATTAGTCGAGAGCAGTGGCTCCAGAGCAATAATCTGCAAGGCTATGATGCTGTTCTTACCAACGGGCGCATTGCACAATATGTGCTGTGCTCAGGCATTCCTGTCTATTTGTATCGTGATAGTGAGTTTATTGGTTATATCTGTACTGAATTGGTTGAAGGCAACGTGTTTCGTGAAGAGACGGCTGGGAAGGTGTTTTCAGCTAAAGAATTGGCAGACGATATTATCGATGGCTATCAGGATGCGGTTGAATATACGAAGCAAAGAATTACTTATTACAATCAATATTGGTGCTTCCCTTATATGTTGGATGAGGTACTGAAATTATTACCTGCTCCTGTTCTAAAAACGATAACCGATCAAGAATTGCAGAGGCTTTCACTTCATAACCTGACATTACGCGATAAAACCAAACCTTTTTACTCTGTTGATCAATGGTTGAATGAACGCCTTATTACCCCTGCGCGTCGTGACCTATTACAGGCATTCATTCAGGCTTACCCCGAAATCGGTAATATAGGGGTTGCTATCATGGCCCAAGGGAGTGATGAACCATCAATATTGGCATCATTAGCTAGTGTGCGGGAGCAGTATTATGCAGCCAGCGAAGTTTATGTACTGACTGACAACGCTGAAGTGCACAGCCCTACCTCAGATAATACTTGCTGGTTATCTGCCAATTTTTGCACTAGTAGCCCGCTGAATTTGGTTATTGAACAAACGTCGTCTTCGTTCTTATTGGTTTTGTCGGCAGGTGATTGCTTACTTCCACATGCATTATTACTATTGGCAGAACATCGATTACGCTTTCCTTCGGCACGTGCATTTTATTTTGATGAAGCCATCATTAAAGATGGTGAAGCGGATAACCCGATGCTGAAGCCTGAGTGCAATATCGATATGTTGCGTAGTTATCCATATATTGGGTGTAACTTAGCTCTTGATGTGTCATCCGTGCGCTCACAGGGAGTTATTCCTTCTCTCGCTGGCGACCTTGAATTGTATGATGTGGTTTGGCAACTTATTGAGCAGGAGGGGCCACAGGCGTTAGGGCATATTCCTGAGGTATTGGTTTTTGCAAAACAAGCACTTTTTGATTGGTTCCGTAATACCCAAGTAATGAGTGACTACCCACATATTATTCAGCGGCATCTTGTTCGGTGCAATGTTGATGCAAAAGTATCTACCGATAATGAGGAGGGAACGTGCAGTATTCAGTATCAACATATGAGCAATCCCCTTGTTTCCATCATTATTCCTACCCGAGACCATTTTTCGATAATCAGTCGCTGTATTGAAACGCTGATGGCGCAGACCCAATACACGAATTATGAGCTATTAATTGTAGATAATCAGTCGACAGATCCGAACGCTTGCCAGTATCTTAGCCAACTCACTGCAATGGGGTTGACGCAAATTCGGGTCTTATCATGGCCACATCCATTCAATTTCTCTGCTATTAATAATTTTGCTGCGGAACGAGCAAAGGGAGATGTATTACTTTTCCTCAACAATGATACGGAAATTACTAATGGAGACTGGTTGAATGCTATGCTAAATCATGCATTGCGGGCAGAAGTCGGCGTTGTTGGTGCAAAACTAGTGTTTGAAGATGGTCGTATACAGCATGGTGGTATCGTACTGGGAATGAACGATACTGCAGGCATTGCGTTTCAAGGAAAAGCAGCAGAATTAAAAGGATATATGAATCGCTTACGTACAGCGCATAATGTTAGTGCGGTGAGCGCAGCTTGTATGATGTTGCGACGTGATGTTTTTATGGATCTCGGTGGTTTCGATGAACGACAATATCCCATTTATTTCGGTGATGTTGATCTGGCGTTGAAGGCTCGACGGAAAGGCTATCTGGTTGTCTGGACACCGGATGCCACGCTGATTCATTTGGGGGGAGCATCACGCCTGTTGCAGCAGCATTTTAATTTACCTTCATTACCACAACCTGCAGATATCGATGCACTCTATGCTCGCTGGTTACCGCAGTTAGCCAACGACCCATGCTACCATCCAGCATACGATAAATGTGCGCCAGGTTTTGCGTTAACACAGGAAATGGCACGTTGCCAAAGTGCTCTGCCGGGGCGTCCTCTACCGATCGTACTTGGGGTTCATGGTGACAGATTTGGTTGTGGATATTATCGTATAATTCACCCGTTTCAATCTATGGAACGAGAAATGCTAATAGAAGGAGGATTAAAAGATATCAATCCTGGTCTGGTGGATTTAGAGCGCTTGAACCCTGATTCTATTATTATTCAACGTGCGACAACTCAGATGATGTCGGAAAAAATGCAGCAATATAGAAAGTATACCAATACAAAAATTGTTGTTGAGTACGATGATTTATTGTCTAGCATTCCTATTAAATCAATACACCGTAAGGATTTTTCTCAGCGTGTGATGTCCGGTGTTCGGCGTTGTATTGAAGCCGCTGATTGGGTTGTCGCTTCAACCCAACCACTTGCAGATGAGCTAAATAAATATCATCAGGATGTGCGTGTTGCAGCAAACCGGTTAAACCCTGAATGGTGGAAAAATCTACAGAGCCAGCGCCGTGTAAGCAAGAAAATCCGAATTGGCTGGGCTGGGGGAAGCAGTCATGCGGGCGACCTTGATATTCTTCGTCCTATAATTAAAGCTTTGGAAAACGAAGTTGACTGGGTCTTTATGGGAATGAAACCCGAGAACATTAAATGTGAATTTCATGTAGGAGTGCCTATCGAATATTATCCACGTAAGATGGCTGATTTAAATTTAGATATGGCCTTGGTACCGTTGGAAATAAATAAGTTCAATGAGTGTAAGAGCAATTTACGGTTGCTTGAATTAGGCTCTTGTGGTGTTCCCATTATTTGTACCAATATTGAACCTTATCGATGTGGTCTGCCTGTTACTCTGGTTAATAATAGATTCAAAGATTGGATGGCGGCAATACAAATGCATTTAGATGACATTGATGAAACTCAAAGGATGGGCGATAAACTACGTGATGCCGTATATAAAGATTGGATGCTGGAAGGTGATGGATTGATTGATTGGATGAAAGCTTGGCTACCTAAATAA
- a CDS encoding flagellin: protein MASINTNIMSLVTQNNLNKSQSSLGTAIERLSSGLRINSAKDDAAGQAIANRMTAQVKGLTQAARNANDGISLTQTAEGNLNEINNNLQRVRELAVQVANDTNGTTDSGSIYTEMKQRLDEIDRTANSASFNGTKLLDGSASGGINIQVGANSGADEVITITSGALVNAKTSGGLSSGVASAVGAISGTAAGTAVTGIGGSGGLAQKIVDAVDTALKAVDTARSNLGAIQNRFESTITNVNNTINNLSNARGRIQDADYAVEVSNMSKANILQQAGTSVLSQANQVPQTVLSLLR, encoded by the coding sequence ATGGCATCTATCAATACCAACATCATGTCTCTGGTTACCCAGAACAACCTGAACAAATCACAATCTTCTCTGGGCACCGCTATTGAGCGTTTGTCTTCTGGTCTGCGTATCAACAGCGCAAAAGATGATGCTGCTGGTCAAGCGATTGCTAACCGTATGACCGCTCAGGTTAAAGGTTTGACTCAGGCTGCTCGTAATGCGAATGACGGTATCTCTCTGACGCAAACCGCTGAAGGCAACCTGAACGAAATCAACAACAACTTACAGCGTGTGCGTGAGCTGGCTGTTCAGGTCGCAAACGATACCAACGGTACTACTGACAGTGGTTCAATTTACACTGAAATGAAGCAACGTTTGGATGAAATCGACCGTACTGCTAATTCAGCTTCCTTCAACGGCACAAAATTGCTGGATGGTTCTGCGAGCGGTGGTATCAACATTCAGGTAGGTGCAAACAGCGGTGCCGACGAAGTTATCACTATCACCTCCGGTGCACTGGTTAACGCTAAGACTAGCGGTGGTCTGTCTTCTGGTGTAGCATCTGCCGTTGGTGCGATTAGCGGAACTGCTGCAGGTACTGCTGTAACTGGTATTGGTGGTTCTGGTGGTTTGGCACAGAAAATCGTTGATGCTGTAGATACTGCTTTGAAAGCGGTAGATACTGCGCGTAGTAATTTGGGTGCGATCCAAAACCGTTTTGAATCTACAATCACCAACGTGAACAACACTATCAACAACCTGTCTAACGCTCGTGGTCGAATTCAGGATGCTGATTATGCCGTTGAGGTGTCTAATATGAGCAAAGCAAACATTTTGCAACAAGCCGGTACTTCCGTCCTATCTCAGGCGAATCAGGTTCCTCAGACTGTGCTGTCTTTACTGCGTTAA
- the fliD gene encoding flagellar filament capping protein FliD, which produces MASISSLGVGSGLDLTTLLNNLRTAENQRLTPIKTQQTSFKAQVTGVSALKSALDKLNTANNALAKSESFGITKGSIDGITNTSISGTNKAFTATTGSKAAPGTYSVEVQHLAQAHSITSAVKTSATDALSATDTKLVITQDNGKFAVPGSTTGQTQKSLEIDIKAGETSLNDVRDAINKTNGSVTASIVKAKDNEYYLMLTAKNSGTESKMTVSDSDSLLGTTTEKVAAQNAVIVANGITIERQSNTIEDALEGVTLTLQAKTETDKPETLSVTQDITGMKDAVKAWVDAYNALQDTVIAQTKFTPVKLGEDQNATNGALIGDSTVREIQNKLKQQLTTLQPQGGEFRILADLGITQNAKTGKLEISDTKLDKALKDEPGKVREFFVGDSDKTGFATQTRTYMKSLLDNIDGVIKTKQDGLDSTIKKLDTQLTRVTNSIEETIARYQKQFTDLDKAMSGMSSTTNQLTSMFSKL; this is translated from the coding sequence ATGGCAAGTATTTCTTCTTTAGGGGTAGGCTCTGGCCTAGATTTAACGACGCTGCTAAATAATCTAAGAACAGCTGAAAATCAGCGCCTCACTCCAATAAAAACTCAGCAGACTAGTTTTAAAGCACAGGTTACTGGTGTTAGTGCCTTAAAAAGTGCGTTGGATAAATTGAACACTGCTAATAATGCGTTGGCAAAGTCTGAATCATTCGGCATTACCAAAGGTTCAATTGATGGAATAACCAACACCAGTATCTCAGGAACGAATAAAGCCTTTACCGCAACAACAGGTAGTAAAGCTGCCCCTGGCACCTATAGCGTTGAAGTACAACATTTAGCCCAGGCGCACTCAATCACTTCCGCAGTTAAAACCAGTGCAACAGATGCATTGAGTGCAACAGATACAAAACTCGTTATCACTCAAGATAATGGTAAATTTGCCGTCCCTGGCTCTACAACTGGCCAAACCCAAAAATCGCTAGAAATAGATATCAAAGCAGGCGAAACATCACTAAACGATGTCCGTGATGCCATCAACAAAACGAATGGCTCGGTGACTGCCAGTATTGTTAAAGCGAAAGATAATGAGTACTACTTAATGCTAACCGCAAAAAATAGCGGGACAGAGAGTAAGATGACGGTAAGTGACAGTGATAGTCTTCTTGGAACAACTACCGAGAAAGTCGCCGCGCAGAATGCTGTCATCGTCGCCAATGGTATTACTATCGAGCGCCAAAGCAATACGATCGAGGATGCGCTGGAAGGTGTTACATTAACCCTACAGGCAAAAACAGAAACAGATAAACCAGAAACACTGAGCGTTACGCAAGATATTACTGGCATGAAAGATGCTGTTAAAGCGTGGGTTGATGCCTATAATGCACTGCAAGACACAGTCATTGCACAAACTAAATTTACTCCGGTTAAGCTTGGCGAAGATCAAAACGCGACCAATGGTGCTTTGATTGGTGACTCAACCGTTCGCGAAATCCAGAACAAGCTTAAGCAACAATTAACGACACTTCAGCCCCAAGGCGGCGAATTCCGCATTCTGGCCGATCTGGGTATTACTCAGAACGCTAAAACCGGTAAGCTGGAAATCAGCGATACGAAACTAGATAAAGCCTTAAAGGACGAACCAGGTAAAGTTAGGGAATTCTTTGTTGGTGATAGCGATAAGACGGGTTTCGCAACACAGACCCGAACTTATATGAAGTCACTGCTTGATAACATCGATGGTGTTATTAAAACCAAGCAGGATGGTCTCGACAGTACAATAAAAAAATTAGATACCCAATTAACTCGCGTCACTAACAGCATCGAAGAAACGATCGCTCGCTACCAGAAACAGTTTACAGATTTAGATAAAGCTATGTCTGGTATGAGTAGTACGACCAACCAATTGACCAGCATGTTCTCTAAACTCTAA
- the fliS gene encoding flagellar export chaperone FliS has protein sequence MYNMKGSQAYAQVGLESSVMSASPHQLIVMLFDGARSAMLRARILMEQGDIPGKGMALSKAINIINNGLKAGLDMDRGGELVENLSALYDYMSQRLLIANLHNDPKAIEEVEVLLENIADAWRQIGPNYKPEQEVR, from the coding sequence ATGTACAATATGAAAGGCAGTCAGGCCTACGCTCAGGTAGGCCTTGAAAGCAGTGTGATGAGCGCAAGCCCTCACCAGCTTATTGTCATGTTGTTTGATGGTGCGCGCAGTGCAATGTTGCGCGCGCGTATTCTCATGGAACAAGGCGATATACCAGGCAAAGGCATGGCGTTATCTAAAGCAATAAACATAATTAATAACGGGCTCAAAGCTGGGCTGGATATGGACAGAGGCGGCGAGTTGGTTGAAAACCTGTCCGCCCTATACGATTACATGTCTCAACGATTGTTGATTGCCAACTTACATAACGATCCCAAAGCAATAGAGGAAGTTGAAGTGTTGTTGGAAAATATCGCTGATGCCTGGCGACAAATCGGCCCTAATTACAAACCAGAGCAGGAAGTACGCTAA
- the fliT gene encoding flagella biosynthesis regulatory protein FliT, translating into MASPHRLLKDYQQLLSLSQKILHLAVSGQWDTLVEQEIVYVQSVEGLVNAPIPDEIDSMMRLHLRQILQEVMDNEAKVKQLLQKRMDELSSLMGKSLKQKSINTTYGEFAGQRLLPGEPLPDETRS; encoded by the coding sequence ATGGCCTCCCCCCATCGGCTTCTAAAAGATTACCAACAGCTTTTGTCTCTGAGTCAAAAAATTCTTCATTTGGCCGTCAGTGGTCAGTGGGATACGTTGGTTGAGCAAGAGATTGTTTATGTTCAATCCGTCGAAGGCTTAGTTAATGCGCCAATTCCTGACGAAATTGATAGTATGATGCGACTGCATCTGCGACAGATTTTACAGGAAGTGATGGATAATGAAGCGAAAGTAAAACAACTTCTGCAGAAGCGGATGGATGAATTAAGTTCGTTAATGGGGAAATCACTGAAGCAAAAATCAATTAATACGACTTATGGTGAATTTGCAGGCCAGCGACTGCTACCTGGTGAACCCTTGCCTGACGAAACGCGATCGTAG